A genomic stretch from Limanda limanda chromosome 11, fLimLim1.1, whole genome shotgun sequence includes:
- the cfap418 gene encoding cilia- and flagella-associated protein 418: MDDDEDLDELLDEVEKKFCRNVSVASSARGGGTSEAGGARRLSATKSVAQRSSITEDIDALLEELVEDEHGDFHQSKREKLPKEPRVEPKPPSGGRKCCPVFVGGSSVTNGVGTATSKRSCDRLRCISCDFRVLMFDDCEWDSSCDYLFLRNNVPDRQKLRAKLKKRRGFRAYACQCSWFSSSSSSSSSSSSSSSSEPTDLGVHPQLRWVCGKHQD, from the exons ATGGACGATGACGAAGATCTTGACGAACTTTTGGACGAAGTAGAAAAAAAGTTTTGTCGCAACGTTTCTGTCGCATCGTCAGCTCGAGGGGGGGGCACGAGCGAGGCCGGAGGAGCGAGGAGGCTCAG TGCCACAAAATCAGTCGCACAGAGAAGCAGCATCACTGAGGACATCGATGCACTTCTGGAAGAACTCGTGGAGGATGAACACGGAGATTTCCACCAGTCAAAG AGAGAAAAACTCCCTAAAGAACCACGAGTGGAACCCAAGCCTCCGTCTGGAGGGAGAAA GTGCTGTCCTGTGTTCGTGGGCGGAAGCTCGGTTACAAATGGCGTCGGAACAGCCACATCCAAAAG gtcctGTGACCGGCTGAGGTGTATATCCTGTGACTTCAGGGTCCTGATGTTTGATGACTGTGAGTGGGACTCGTCCTGTGATTACCTGTTCCTCAG GAACAACGTGCCGGACCGTCAGAAGCTCCGAGCCaaactgaagaagaggagaggtttCCGGGCTTACGCCTGCCAGTGCAGCtggttctcctcttcctcctcctcctcctcctcctcctcctcctcctcctcctccgagccGACAGACCTCGGGGTCCACCCACAGCTCAGATGGGTCTGTGGAAAACACCAGGACTGA
- the cd83 gene encoding CD83 antigen isoform X1 — MSHLSLLCFPLLVSACVQLCGGAAVVDFLPEVECVSGTDCVVRCLAEQVEGVEYRAVKWYRQVRESPSTRLSGLLTRNLSTGTTRYYSGLDREVELLAESRSLLLPNVTCGDGGVYTCHMAAPVGEQNQDGRVLLTLTGCPDGPTEKLTRDESVILAIAVLMVALVTFLISFMCLKNVLRDRSIKTVKKETLLDATLKPLEKKDLMLIYTLGPKPSSSSMKHVCV; from the exons atgagtCACCTGAGCCTCCTCTGCTTCCCCCTCCTGGTGTCAGCCT GTGTGCAGCTCTGTGGGGGGGCGGCCGTGGTGGACTTCCTGCCGGAGGTGGAATGTGTTTCCGGTACAGATTGTGTTGTTCGCTGTTTGGCTGAACAAGTCGAGGGTGTCGAGTACCGAGCGGTGAAGTGGTACCGA CAGGTCAGAGAGTCTCCATCGACCCGACTCAGCGGCCTCCTGACCCGGAACCTCTCTACTGGCACCACGAGGTACTACTCGGGTCTGGACCgggaggtggagctgctggCCGAGTCCCGCAGCCTCCTCCTGCCCAACGTGACGTGCGGCGATGGCGGCGTGTACACGTGTCACATGGCAGCACCTGTGGGAGAGCAGAACCAGGATGGGCGGGTCCTCCTCACTCTGACAG GTTGTCCCGATGGTCCCACAGAAAAACTGACTAGAGATGAGTCTGTTATTTTGGCCATAGCAGTGCTGATGGTCGCACTCGTAACATTCCTCATAAGCTTC ATGTGTCTGAAGAACGTCCTCAGAGACAGAAGCATTAAAACTGTGAAGAAAGAAACGTTGTTGGACGCGACGCTCAAACCGCTGGAAAAGAAAGACCTGATGCTGATCTACACTCTGGGTCCAAAGCCGTCCTCCTCGTCCATGAAGCACGTCTGTGTCTAA
- the LOC133013486 gene encoding E3 ubiquitin/ISG15 ligase TRIM25-like, translating into MEQQENHLERERFSCWICVDLLKDPVTTVCGHSYCKSCINTHWDKEEERGSYSCPQCRQTFTLTPVLETNTMLADSLEELKKTGLQAAPADHCSAGPEDVACDVCTGRKRKSHLQRHLQSAALKKHKLVEPSEKLQENICSRHDEVMKMFCRTDQQCICYLCSVEEHKDHDTVSAAAERTERQRELGLRRQTIQQRVQDTEKDVKLLQQEEEAVNGSADKAVEDSEEIFTELIPLLEKRSSDVEQQIRSQQETEVSRVRELEQEITELKRKDHELKQLSDTEDHNQLLHNYPSLSPLSG; encoded by the coding sequence atggagcagcaagaaaatcacctggaaagagaaagattctcctgttggatctgtgtggatctactgaaggatccggtgactactgtctgtggacacagctactgtaagagctgtattaacacccactgggacaaagaggaggagagaggaagctacagctgtcctcagtgtagacagaccttcacactgacgcctgtcctggagacaaacaccatgttagctgattcactggaggagctgaagaagactggactccaagctgctcctgctgatcactgctctgctggacctgaagatgtggcctgtgatgtctgcactgggagaaaacggaaatctCACCTTCAgcgtcatcttcagtcagctgcattgaagaagcacaagctggtggagccctcggagaagctccaggagaacatctgctctcgtcacgacgaggtgatgaagatgttctgccgcactgatcagcagtgtatctgttatctctgctctgtggaggaacataaagaccacgacacagtgtcagctgcagcagaaaggactgagaggcagagggagctcgggctgaggagacaaacaatccagcagagagtccaggacacagagaaagacgtgaagctgcttcaacaggaggaggaggccgtcaatggctctgctgataaagcagtggaggacagtgaggagatcttcactgaactgatccctctgctggagaaaagaagctctgatgtggagcagcagatcagatcccagcaggaaactgaagtgagtcgagtcagagagctggagcaggagatcactgagctgaagaggaaagaccatgaactgaagcagctctcagacacagaggatcacaaccagcttctacacaactacccctcactgtcaccactcagtgga
- the cd83 gene encoding CD83 antigen isoform X2 — protein MSHLSLLCFPLLVSACVQLCGGAAVVDFLPEVECVSGTDCVVRCLAEQVEGVEYRAVKWYRVRESPSTRLSGLLTRNLSTGTTRYYSGLDREVELLAESRSLLLPNVTCGDGGVYTCHMAAPVGEQNQDGRVLLTLTGCPDGPTEKLTRDESVILAIAVLMVALVTFLISFMCLKNVLRDRSIKTVKKETLLDATLKPLEKKDLMLIYTLGPKPSSSSMKHVCV, from the exons atgagtCACCTGAGCCTCCTCTGCTTCCCCCTCCTGGTGTCAGCCT GTGTGCAGCTCTGTGGGGGGGCGGCCGTGGTGGACTTCCTGCCGGAGGTGGAATGTGTTTCCGGTACAGATTGTGTTGTTCGCTGTTTGGCTGAACAAGTCGAGGGTGTCGAGTACCGAGCGGTGAAGTGGTACCGA GTCAGAGAGTCTCCATCGACCCGACTCAGCGGCCTCCTGACCCGGAACCTCTCTACTGGCACCACGAGGTACTACTCGGGTCTGGACCgggaggtggagctgctggCCGAGTCCCGCAGCCTCCTCCTGCCCAACGTGACGTGCGGCGATGGCGGCGTGTACACGTGTCACATGGCAGCACCTGTGGGAGAGCAGAACCAGGATGGGCGGGTCCTCCTCACTCTGACAG GTTGTCCCGATGGTCCCACAGAAAAACTGACTAGAGATGAGTCTGTTATTTTGGCCATAGCAGTGCTGATGGTCGCACTCGTAACATTCCTCATAAGCTTC ATGTGTCTGAAGAACGTCCTCAGAGACAGAAGCATTAAAACTGTGAAGAAAGAAACGTTGTTGGACGCGACGCTCAAACCGCTGGAAAAGAAAGACCTGATGCTGATCTACACTCTGGGTCCAAAGCCGTCCTCCTCGTCCATGAAGCACGTCTGTGTCTAA